The genomic DNA GGACTTCGGCCTGATCGACCGCGAAGGCATCGAGAAACCGGCGCTCGCCGCGGTTCGCGATGCCTGGGGAAAAGGCTCCAAAGCGGCCGATAAAACGTTCTCGGTCATCGTTTGCACCCGGAATGGCGCTTCGCGGATCGCGGCGTGCCTTGCGGCGCTGGAAAAGCAGACCTTGCCTGCCCACGAGATCATCGTGGTCGATGATGGCTCCACCGATGGTACGACGGATCTAGTAGCAACGCGTTTTCCGAAGGTGCTGCTGCTGACGCTGGAACCCGGAGGCCTGAGTGCCGCGCGCAATGCGGGTGCCGAGGCAGCCACCGGGGAAATCCTCGCCTTCACCGATGACGATTGCGAGGCGGACGAAGGCTGGCTCGCCGGACTGGCCGGTGCCTTCGACAAAGGATGGGACGCAGCGGGGGGACCGAACCTGCCACCGCCGCCGCAGACCGATGCCGAAGCGATCGTCGCCGCGGCACCCGGCGCGCCGAGCCATGTGATGCTCGACGACGCCGAAGCCGAGCACCTCCCGGGCTGCAATATCTCCGTACTACGAACGGCGTACTTCGACATCGGCGGCTTCGATCCCCAGTTCACCACCGCGGGCGACGACGTCGACTTTTGCTGGCGGCTGCGAGACAAGGGCTACCGGCTCGGCTTCGCGCCGGCCGCCTTTGTCTGGCACCACCGCCGCCCCTCCCTGCGCGCCTTCCTCCGCCAGCAGATCGGCTATGGCAAGGCGGAGGCCCTGCTCATCGCGAAGCACCCGCAGCGCTTCACCGCCGCCGGCAATGCGAAGTGGGACGGCTTCATTTACTCCGGCGGACCGGTCCGTGCGGTGGAAGGCTCGATCATCTACTTCGGCCGGATGGGCCAGGCGGGCTACCAGGGCGTGACGGATCGCATGCAACCGCTGCGTCCGCTCGATCCCCGCTTCGATGACTTCCTCAGCCGCGAACGTCTTCATCTGCTCGAGTGGCTGCAGCCCAGGGTGCGGGCCTGGTTCCGCTGCCAACACTGGATGCTCTCTAACAACGGGGCAAAGGTGCCGGGGCTTCCGAGCCCGGATACGGAGCTCTCGATCTGGTCCGAGGAAGGAAAGACCCGCGATGAGTTTCTCCAACAGCTCCTTGCCGAGGGTTGGAAAGCAGGCGGCGGCACCGATGCCTGGGACGTGGAAAAGAATGGCACCCGGCTGCTGCTAGCCACCGAACGCGGCGACGGCATCGGCAAGCGCACGCTGATCCGCGTATGGGGAGATGCCCGGCTATTTTCCCTTGGCCGGAGCTGAATTCGGCAGCGGCGTGAGGGACCCGGCCTTCACATCCACCTGATACCATCGCTTCGCCGACCGGATGTAGATGGCCGCCTGCTTGCCATCGCGTGACAGTGCCATGCTGGAGCCGGACGAGCAGTCTTCCAGCTCGTCCCATTTCAGCGGGAGGTGCTTCTCGTAGGCATCGGCATTCGGCACGCGGATCACATTCCCCCAGCCGCTGCCGCCGGTCCGGCTGAGTTCGACCAGCAAGTGCTTTTCGAGAGGCAGGATCTCATGGGCACTCACTCCGCCGCTATTGGCGTCGCTCGTTTCCTGCGCGGCCAAGGGCCAGATGCGGGTGCCGCTGAGCACGAATGGAAGCTCCTCAGAATCATTCGTGTCGATCGCTCCTTTCCACAGATCGCCGTGAACCGCGAAGTAAAGATTACCGGAGGGATCGAAGACTGGATTCCTTGCATAGGCGGCGCGGCGATTGAAGACCTTGCCCACCTTCCCCGGTTGCTTGGGATCGAGGACCCACCACTGCGGCTCACCATTTTCCTTCGAGGTGGTGACCAGCACCCGGCCGCTCTTCGGATCGCAGGCCACGTCGTCCACGGTGACTTCGACGGGAGCACTCCAGAGCTCCGTCCAGGCGTCGGTGGCGGGATTCCAACTCATCACCCGCTGGCCGCCGGCTAAAAGCAACGCGTCCGCCGTGGCCGAAAGTCCCACATACTCCACCTGGAAATCCTCGGGAAACTTCAGCTCGCTCTCGGTGGCCTTGGCCAGGTCCAGGATCAGGACACCACTGTCGCCTTGGCGGGCCACGCGCTTGCCATCCGGCAGGAAAGCGGCGGAGCCCGCGAAAAGCGCGGGTGACAGGAGGAGCGCGACCAGCAGCGGTTTCATCGTGACATAACCAAGCAGACCGCTGCGCCGCCGTCGAGGCAGGCCTTGCAGCCGGCGGTCGTCGCCGCTACAGCCGGGGCATGGGTTTGCGGACGAGCGACTTCCACTACGACCTGCCGCCGGAGCTGATCGCCTCCCGGCCGCTAGAGGAGCGCGCGGCCTCGCGGATGATGGTGGTGCACCGCGACTCGGGAATCATCGAGCACCGAATGTTCCGCGACTTCCCCGAATACCTGCGGCCGGAGGACCTGCTGGTGCTGAACGACACCAAGGTCATCCCCGCCCGCGTGTTCTCGGATGATGGCAAGATCGAGCTGCTCTGCCTCGACCGGCTTTCACCCCTCGAATGGCGATGCCTGGTGAGGCCGGGCAAGAAGATGCGCACCGGCAAGACCGTGATCGTCGGCGGAACTACTGGAACTGTAGTAGATGTCTTCGACAATGGCGACCGCTTGATCCGCTGGGATGCACCGGTCGACCTCGACAAGGTCGGCCACCTCGCGCTGCCGCACTACATGAACCGTGAGGATGAAGTCGCCGACCGCGAGCGGTACCAGACCGTCTTCGCCCGTGAGGAAGGAGCCATCGCTGCGCCGACCGCGGGGCTGCACTTCACGCCGGAGATGTTAGAAAAAATCCCGCACGCGTTCCTCACGCTGCACGTCGGCGTCGGCACCTTCCGGCCGGTGCAGGTGGACACACCGGAGGAGCATGAGATGCACTCCGAGCGCTACCTGCTTTCCAAGGAGACCGCGCAGCGGGTCAACGAAGCCAGCCGGGTGATCGCCGTCGGCACCAC from Luteolibacter sp. Y139 includes the following:
- the queA gene encoding tRNA preQ1(34) S-adenosylmethionine ribosyltransferase-isomerase QueA, whose amino-acid sequence is MGLRTSDFHYDLPPELIASRPLEERAASRMMVVHRDSGIIEHRMFRDFPEYLRPEDLLVLNDTKVIPARVFSDDGKIELLCLDRLSPLEWRCLVRPGKKMRTGKTVIVGGTTGTVVDVFDNGDRLIRWDAPVDLDKVGHLALPHYMNREDEVADRERYQTVFAREEGAIAAPTAGLHFTPEMLEKIPHAFLTLHVGVGTFRPVQVDTPEEHEMHSERYLLSKETAQRVNEASRVIAVGTTATRVLEHLGRSSTETRLIGEEQRGETDIFIYPPYPFRVIGGLLTNFHLPESTLIMLVSAFAGRELVMEAYRQAVQERYRFYSYGDCMLLV
- a CDS encoding glycosyltransferase, whose translation is MEPLSVDGKFFRSGGRRCDVRAVTYGPFPGGWPADFTADFDRIVGTGFNALRLYEMPDRRLLDAALEHGLRVFGGLRWPQAVDFLKDDQVLSAARVSLAESLRNAEGHPALAGVYVANEVPADLVRWMGPVQVRRELEHLIQLGKEIRPDLLWCYGNYPSTEYLEPENADFTAFNVYLEDEVAFRSYLRRLHHIAGDRPVVISEFGLDSRRNGTAKQAGILAWAIRIAREEGMAGMTVYAWSDRWWNAGMEVPDWDFGLIDREGIEKPALAAVRDAWGKGSKAADKTFSVIVCTRNGASRIAACLAALEKQTLPAHEIIVVDDGSTDGTTDLVATRFPKVLLLTLEPGGLSAARNAGAEAATGEILAFTDDDCEADEGWLAGLAGAFDKGWDAAGGPNLPPPPQTDAEAIVAAAPGAPSHVMLDDAEAEHLPGCNISVLRTAYFDIGGFDPQFTTAGDDVDFCWRLRDKGYRLGFAPAAFVWHHRRPSLRAFLRQQIGYGKAEALLIAKHPQRFTAAGNAKWDGFIYSGGPVRAVEGSIIYFGRMGQAGYQGVTDRMQPLRPLDPRFDDFLSRERLHLLEWLQPRVRAWFRCQHWMLSNNGAKVPGLPSPDTELSIWSEEGKTRDEFLQQLLAEGWKAGGGTDAWDVEKNGTRLLLATERGDGIGKRTLIRVWGDARLFSLGRS